A stretch of DNA from Acidobacteriota bacterium:
GTCCGGCGCGGCGGGCCCGCTCTTCGAGCCGGGCACGCTCGTCGCCGTCACCTATGAAAACGAACTCCACCGGATCCTCGCGCAGGAGCTCGGCCGCCTCCAGGATCTGGTCGAGCCCGTTCCAGCGCCCGTGCGCCCCGCAGTACACGACCCGGAAGCGATCCGGCCGCTCGGGCACCGGCCGCTCCCCGGCCTCCAGCATCCAGTCGTCCACGCCGTTCGGGACGAAGAGCACCTTCTCCGGCGGAACGCCCTCGTCGATCAGCCCCGACTCGATGCCGCGGGTCACCGCCACCACGCGCGCCGCCCGCCTGTAGAGCCGCCAGGCGAACCACCGAGCGGCCAGGGTGAGCGGCCCCCGTTTCCGGAGGACGCCGGCGACGACCGCCGACTGGGGCCAGAGGTCCCTGACCTCGAAGACGAACGGCGCGCGGCGCACGGCGGCCGTGAGCGCCCCGGGCAGGCCGACCGTGAGCGGGGTGGACGAGGCGTAGACGATGTCCGCGGATCCCGCGCGGATCAGGCCGGCCAGCGTCGCGGTCACGGCGTAGCTGAGGAAGTTCAGCAGCCGGCGGCCGAAGGAGCCGCGGATTCCGGCGTAGGACCAGACCCGCAGCACGCGCACGCCGTCGATGGTCTCGCGGGCGATGAGCCGGCCGCGGAAACGCTCCGGGACGGTCAGCGTCTTGTGATTCAACGCCCCGGTGACCACGGTCACCTCGTGGCCCGCCCGGGCCCACTGACGGGCGAACTGATAGGGGCGCGAGCCGCCGGGCTCGTCGGGGAGATTGAAGTACTGGACGAAGTAGAGAATCCGCACGGCGCCAGGATAGCGCGGCGGCCCGCGGCCGCGCGCAACGGGCTATTGGTTGTCCAGCAGTTGCTCCTCCGGAACCTCCCGCACGGGCCGCGCGGGAGCCCCCATGACGACGGTCCGCGGCGGGACGTCCCGGGTCACCACCGAGCCGGCGGCGACGAGTGCGTCGGCCCCGACGGTGAGTCCCGGCAGGAACGTGGCGTTCGCACCGACCCTCGCTCCCCGCTCCAGCGTGATCCCCTTGTGGTGTTTGAAACGCTCCTCCGTCCGCCCGAGGAAGTTGTCGTTGGTGAACGTCACCTCCGGGGCGATGAAGCACCCTTCCTCGATCCTCGAAAGGGCGGTGATGTAGGCCTCGGTCTCGATCTTGCACCGGGCTCCGATGGTGACGCGGTTTTCCACCGTTACGCCCCGGCCGATGATCGTGCGCTCCCCCACCGAGACCTCCTCCCGCACGGTCGCGAGGTCGGCCACCATCACCTCCGCGCCGATCTCGGCGCCGCGATAGAGAACGACCCCCGCCCCGATGAGAACCCGATCGCCGATCCGCAGGGGAGGCAGCTCCTTTTCCCGGGTGATCGCGGAGGCCGCAGCACGCATCGGGGGCTTGCCCAGGACGGCATGGTCGTCCACGCGGACACCGTCTCCGATACGGGTACCGGGATGGAGGATCGCGTAACAGCCGATTCGGCACCCGCGCCCGATGATCACGTCGGCACCGACCACCGTCCCGTGTCCGATCTCCGTTCCCTCGCCGATCCGGGCGCTCGGATGGATCAGGGGGCCGGCGCCCGGGATTCCCCCGCTGGCGTTCACGGCGCGGGCGCCCCGGGGACGGGCACCGGCCGGCCGCCGTCCTCCAGCGAAGCCTGCGCCGCGGCGAGCAGGCGAACCACCTCCACGCCGTGAGAGGCTCCGGTCCGCGGCGGGTCGCCGGTCCGGATCGCCTCCACGAAGGCGCGCGCCTCCTCGCGAAGCGGCTCCGACATCGGGATCTTGGGAATCAGGATGTCCCCCGAGCGGACGGTGAGGTGCTCCGCGTAGCCCACCGCGTCGGGGAGCGCCCCCTTGTCGTAGATGCGGACCTTCTCCTGGGCTGCCATGTCGTCGAAGACGGCCATCTTTCGGTCGCCCACCAGGACCACGCGCCTCGATTTGTGCGGGTCGAGCCACGAGACGTGGAGGTTCGCCATCCGGTGATCGCCGTACCTCAGGTTGGCGAAGACCACGTCGTGCACCCCCGGAGTGATGTAAGCGGCGCCCCGGGCCGAGACGTCGCTCACGCCGTCACCCAGGAGGAAGAGCGCGAGCGAGAGGTCGTGAGGTCCGAGCGACCACAGGGCGTTTTCGTCGCGGCGAATCACGCCCAGATTCACCCTCTCGCAATACAGGTACAAGGGCCGCCCGAGTTCCCCCTCGTCGAGCAGGCGCTTGAGATAGAGCACCGCCGGGTGGTACAGCAGCAGGTGCCCCACCATCAGCACCCGGCCGCATTTCCGGGCCAGCCGTTCCAGTTCCTCCGCCTCCCGC
This window harbors:
- a CDS encoding glycosyltransferase WbuB — protein: MRILYFVQYFNLPDEPGGSRPYQFARQWARAGHEVTVVTGALNHKTLTVPERFRGRLIARETIDGVRVLRVWSYAGIRGSFGRRLLNFLSYAVTATLAGLIRAGSADIVYASSTPLTVGLPGALTAAVRRAPFVFEVRDLWPQSAVVAGVLRKRGPLTLAARWFAWRLYRRAARVVAVTRGIESGLIDEGVPPEKVLFVPNGVDDWMLEAGERPVPERPDRFRVVYCGAHGRWNGLDQILEAAELLREDPVEFVFIGDGDERARLEERARRAGLDHVRFVGAVPKREAFEQLRAASANVVVTWRHPFQRMVLANKIFDYLAAGRPVIVAAEGEMAELVRRAGCGLVTPPEDPPALARAVRELAAMREEELARLGSSGRRYAIENFHRGELAWRLLEVFGKLAGRDPREPSSAPGPRLVADREAGDA
- a CDS encoding N-acetyltransferase codes for the protein MIHPSARIGEGTEIGHGTVVGADVIIGRGCRIGCYAILHPGTRIGDGVRVDDHAVLGKPPMRAAASAITREKELPPLRIGDRVLIGAGVVLYRGAEIGAEVMVADLATVREEVSVGERTIIGRGVTVENRVTIGARCKIETEAYITALSRIEEGCFIAPEVTFTNDNFLGRTEERFKHHKGITLERGARVGANATFLPGLTVGADALVAAGSVVTRDVPPRTVVMGAPARPVREVPEEQLLDNQ
- a CDS encoding gfo/Idh/MocA family oxidoreductase — encoded protein: MGSRRDRCRRSGRILRKGAPEDLPPAARGRRGDGAVVRIGVIGAGAWGRNHVRTFASLEEAELAVVADRSPEVRRRIARDHPHVRCAADAAQAFEDPSIDGVVLATPAPTHARLARAALEAGKHVLVEKPLALDVREAEELERLARKCGRVLMVGHLLLYHPAVLYLKRLLDEGELGRPLYLYCERVNLGVIRRDENALWSLGPHDLSLALFLLGDGVSDVSARGAAYITPGVHDVVFANLRYGDHRMANLHVSWLDPHKSRRVVLVGDRKMAVFDDMAAQEKVRIYDKGALPDAVGYAEHLTVRSGDILIPKIPMSEPLREEARAFVEAIRTGDPPRTGASHGVEVVRLLAAAQASLEDGGRPVPVPGAPAP